AATGAAGAGATAGATTTATttgaagtaaataaaaattaggaaaaattatcAAAACAGTGTTTATCATTAACCAATCGAAAAATAAGAATTAAGATTTGCGAAAGAGGAGAGATAGGAGGGCAACTAGTTTTTAAATATTCTAATATCCAAAGTGAATTATTGAAcctaaaaaatttattaaataaggATACACCCCTAagtttataaatattaatttaaaaatgactattgaaaaaataatattaaatgatATTTACAGCCGAAAAATAGCACACAAtaagaaatttaaaataataattataataatttatatactACGTGTAATTTTATAATACAAAAGTTAAGTTAgcaattaaaaaatataaaaaaaatattaaatgttttattatttaaattatttaaaattataaccttaaaaatatttaaaattactCATATAAATTGCAACAATCAACCAAACATGATATTAATATACTATCAATATCAATTATAGCAATCAACTAAACATACGTCATATGATATTAGTTTCATATATCGTTAACCCAATACCACCTTCCAAACCCTTGTCATTCCCCTAACAAGTGAAATGACCTCCTGAAGATAAACTCTGAATTAGCGCATGGTTGAATGTGGTCGATTGATCCCTTGATCGGGGCGAATAAAAAAGGTGAATTTTGGGATCAAATTTTGTAACTATTGTGAATAAAGTAATCACGGTATTATCAAAAGAGGGGGTAATATCTATCAAAAAAAGGTGGCAACGAATAAATGAAGGGGCTTAGCAATATAGAACATGTTATGAGGAAGCTGTCTCAAAAATGGGGAGTGGTACAAATTTGGACAACATAATATGACGGCAGCTCATGGTTTCCATAAACTAAATAAAACGAAGTTTATTTGGACAAGCATTGGAATGATCTAAGAGACATCCTAAATGGAGAGAGCCTAAGAGCCAAATAATGGAAGTGCAAAGAGAACGAAATTAGTGATGTGGGGACTACTCATCATATGATGAATGAAACACCAAAAGATGAGAATGTGTGGTTGATCACCGGTTCGTCCTAAAGGTACAAAAGCAGCTAAGAGGGAGGGGAAAAAAAGGCAGAGTTTAATGATCTTAAAAAAAAGATTATGAAGAAATAAAAGCTAGTTTATGCAGGAGATTAGATCTAATGGCAGAGGTTCAATGAACTTAAGAAAAAGAGGAGGCTAGGAAGAGAATGAATCAGATATGCAAACTTCTTACGCTTATACTAGTATAATGAAAGAGGCTCAACGATGAGATTTATGCCAAAATTATTGAGGAGTCAAATCAAGACGCAGGTGGAACTAGCCAGTTGGAATCTAGTTGCTTGTTATTTTATATTGGAATTAGTGTTGGAAACTAGTTGTTCGTTTGATTCTGTTTGTAATAAGTTCTGGAAGCTAGTTTTTGTTTGTTTCTAGTTTGGAACTAGCCGTTGTAATTTAGGTTCGTGTTATTTTAGTTCGAACTAGccgttttcttttattatttttatctcCTATAAACAGGTATGTTCTTTGTGATAGTCTGCAACTCATTTTTTTCATTCACAGTGCAATCAAAATATATACTACGGATGAGAACTCTGATATGTCTAAAGAATTTATTGAAGAAGGCTCGTCAACCACGACTAAACGAGTGATATGCAAAGACCGTGAAGCGGGTCATGAACGATTGGAGAGAGATTATTTTGCTCAAAATCCAGTATACCCTCTAGATACATTCCGACGACGGTTTCGAATGGGAAGACACGTGTTCCTTCGAATTGTGGATGCTCTTTCAAATTTTGATCCATATTTTCAGCAGAAGGTTGATGCATTGGAAAGAAAGGGCCTATCACCTTTACAAAATTCACGGCGGCCATACGCATGTTGGCATATGGAATTGGAACGGATGCAGTTGATGATTATGTGTGCATTGGTACGTCCACTGCAATTGAATGCTTGAAAAAATTTGTTAccaatattattttaatttttgagaGTGAATATTTGCGAAAGCCAAACTCAAATGATGTACAACGTCTCATAAAAATGGGAAAGGCTCGCGGTTTTCCCGGAATGATGGGGAGTATTGACTACATGCATTTGCAGTGGAAAAATTGCCCTAAAGCATGGAAAGGGATGTTCATGAGGGGTCATAAAGGAGTTCCAACAATATTGCTTAATGTTGTTGCCTCATCGGACCTATGGATATGACATGCATTTTTCGGAGTTGCTGGTTCTAATAACGACATGAATGTGTTAGACCGATAACCGATATTTGATGATGTACTAGAAGGTCGTGCTCCTGAGGTAAATTACAATATTAATGGTAACAACTATAACATGGGGTACTATCTAACAGATGGAATCTATCCTGAATGGGCTACGTTCGTGAAACAATTCCACGCCCACAGGGTGAAAAGAGAAAATTGTTCTCCAAATATCAAGAAGGTCATCGAAAAAACGTAGAAATGACATTTGGCGTGTTGCAATCTCAATTTGCAATTGTACATGATCCAACACAATTTTGGGATAAAGAAGATCTCGCTAAAATAATGAGAGCGTGTATTATACATAATATGATCGTTGAGGATGAGAGAGACACATACGCCACTCCCTTTGGCGCTTTACCATCTTACGATGATGCAACATATGGCTTACCGCCTCCAAACTTAGGCGAAGAATCTTTAGCCTCTAATGAAATGTATATCGGAAGGACTATCCAACTTTGTGACAGGCAGAAACATCGTCAACTACAATTCGATCTGGTTGAGCATATCACAATGTTCCATAATAATGATTAACTAGCTCTAtagcccgtgcaatgcacggaCATGCTCTATATTGGGCGAATCGATATTATTTTAGTTATTCTTGTTGATAATATTTCATGTTGTCCCCCCTCCTAATGATGATGGATTTATTTTTGTATATGAGTAGATTTTTATTTTGATGACATTGGTGCAATAGTGTTTATCTACAATTAACGTAGAGACTTGTAGTGACATTTCTTGTTTTTTACTGTTAAGGACGATCCATgaattttttagaaattttagtaATTTTACATAATATAGTTGTTTGTTTACATaagattttattttataattgttatttgaattttagtattcTTCAATTTTAATTTCCGACCTCAGTAACTCTTTCCCCTCTCtcaaaaaatattaataaatccACATCTCACGGCATACTAGGCGCTTTCGGGTTGTATTTTAATATGTAAACTTTACCaagattatttattttagttaatattaTCCGTTCATGCCATAATGACGCAGTAAAATACCAATATAAACCAACATTATCAtatattttatgaattatgaagACCATAAGTTAAAGGTTTTTTTTACATAAATTcacacatacatatacatatatatatgtgtgtatatattatatatactatatatatatatgtgtgtgtatttatatatatatatatgtattatatattatatgaaagcccataatttatttatttttgtgtaaatacaaaaatataataCTTAAAGTATGACATGGttagatataaatatatattcagttagagGTATCAATGGTTCTGATCCACataatcatatttaatatataaGTTTATCTAGTTCATTTGTTTGTAATATTTAATTCGCAAATGTTTATAATAGATCTAAATATTAGTGTTAATGTGATAAATATGGTATATGTCAGTCAACTGTGTTATTAAAGGTCACTGGTAGGCTGTGATAATATCATTAAAATTAATGACGAACAATAATATTTTGtacaaataaaatttattataatttaaatgtactaccactttttataaataacatgattttgtactcaagtttctcatgtattattatttattttgttttaaataataatattattattattattattattaatataatataaataataattatattattattagaatttttaatatattGTTTTATAAACCTGCTATtaaaatgaaatatttttttttttaatgaaatttaaaattattactattaatattaatatttaattttactttatatttaaaattcacttatttatattattaatttgataattaataatgTATGTATTCTCGTTTTTAGAATTTAACTTACGTTAAAAATAAGGACAATTTTTGTAGACAAAAAAATTTGAATCATTAACTAAAAGGGAAATTTAAGGGAAATTTCATTTGAAGATGAGGGTTTTTAATTTTCGGAGCAAATAAAAAGGATAAGACAATACTACGCCATGCCAAATAGAAAAATAAACTGAgggtaatataatattttttattgtcTTGCTCTGATAATTAAGAACCTGCTCTGAAAATATAACATCTCTaactaaattattatatatacatatatacgtaCATACGTACATATGTTTGgatgtatgtatgtatacatGCGTGCATGTATTTctataataattagttataaatGAATATGTATATATTAAGTATGCAATTATTAATCTATATTAGTAAGTCATAACTTAGGTATTATATGATCCATGCATATATCTctataataattagttataaatatatatatatatatatatattaagtagcAACAACTAATCGTATTAATAAGTTAATGATGTAAtaacttatgtattatatgaattcTTATGCCAATGGTTATCATTTAAATTTTATACTAATTTTTAATAGAGTATGTAAATTTTAtgaagaaattatttttaatgactTACTATTAATGATGTTTTAATTGAGGTATAAAAAATTACTGAATGAAtgtattaatatataataatgaGTATTAATGATTAAAAACAATAATTTGGATATAATTAATGTATTTATGATTAAATAATGAATGAGTATTAATGGTTAAAATAAATATTGTAGGATATTAACTATTATATTCATGATTAAATTTGCTCATTACTTTTACCGTATCTATGATAAATAATGAAATGAACATTAATGGTTAAAACAAATATTATATGAACATTAATTATTGTATTTATGATAAATTTGCTCAGCGAACCATTGTTGCTGTATTAGAATATTATAGATAGATTTGTTTCAGTAAATGTAAATTGTTGTcttgtaatattttattttaaaaaaattattttgttttttttttttttttttttttaaaatgtattttaataataagtaatattttatttttaatctattaatatttaatttttaaattttaaattttaaacacGTTTAATCGGAGTGGGTCACTTGATTTACCGAGCCCATGAAGAAGGAGATGGCAGTGGACTTGGGTCACTTGATTTACCAAGCCCATGTTTTGCTTCAAAAATAAGGAAATGGCACTTGCTCGGCCTATATAATACGGCTTAGGGTTAGGGATTAGCAGTTTATTGTAATCAATTTCATGTAATCATGGTTTTGGAGGTGAAATCGAGTTGCAGCCGATTGATTTCTTTTTCTACACGAAGCTGtctcatcatattcaatctctcaaTCGCCCCTTTTTATTAATTATAAGGTGTCAATTTCAAGACTCAATTCACTTGTACAATCTTTTATGAGtatatttatgtttttttttagTTTAATTCTTCATTTTTATTCGAATTTCTGAATTACTTGTagaaacaatgaagaaagtgctccagAATCTCGTCCCCGTCCCGTACAGTTTCAACTCAAGTTTGAAAATGTTTTTATGTTTCCTGCAAGCAATTGTTGGGCTCACTGCTCACCATTTCATGGAGTGCAGAGATTCTTAAGGTCCTCTTCTTGTACAATCTTTACgagtataatttttttttttatatttaattcttcatttttatttgaatttctgAATTACTTGCAGAAACAATGATTGTGTGTAAAGTGTATGAAGAAGAAATCTAGAATGGATACGTTCACGTTCATTTTTGGTTGATCTAGCTTTGTGTGTAAAGTGTAAGTAAGACACTGGCTACGACTTTGTTTCTGTAAAACGAATCTGCATGTTTATTATTAGTTATCTTTTTGGCTAGTGCAAACATAAACTAGAAGCAATAAAGAGGATTAAGCAGCAGACATGTTGACCATCATTTTATATCTTGCATATTTTCATGTTCAGTAATCATTCATGTGCATTACTTTTACATGAGAAGGTCTAGTAATAAGTTCCTTTAGATTAATATTATTGATCTTGTTATAAACTTATTCTTATAATTTTCTTAACAAGTGCCCTGGTTTTCAGCAATTGTTTGAGGAAGCTGTTGCAGGCCATCTAAATCCATAGCATCTGACCGTGATTTGCTCAGATGAAGCCTCAAAATATTATTACTGTGGATTCTTCTTTAATGTCCATCCAATTATTTAGAGCAGCTGCACCTGCAAACCTACTAGATGCGGTAATGCCCAGAATAGTACATGGGTGCAGAAAGCAAAAGGTGCAGATAATTACTTTACTctcttcatctttttcaaagaCCCTATTTATATCTTTTTGCATATATAGGATAATAGGATGCCTCCGCTGGACCTTTGTTGCACTGTGGAGCAATCAGCTTTTGTTTCTTTGAAGTTCCAGCAGTCTCCAGTGCTTCTTTCGGCCTGAGCTGCTGCATAAGAATCTCGCTAAATAAGGGGTTCTGAAATGCTTTGGCCATGCTAATGAACATCTGCTGTTGCTTCTGTTCAGTCCTTCTCAGCCTCTCTTTAACAGATAACAGATAATTATCTGCATTCTCCTGTTCCTTTTGGATATTCATAATTTCAGTCCTCAACCTGTCGGTATCACTCTGTAATTGTTCGAGTTCTGCCTCCTGTATAAGGCGCTCTCCATCACTTGAATGCTGTGAACTCTTTTCATCCCTTAAGACATGCTGCTCAGGTTGCTGTAAATTGGTATAAGTAACACCGCCTCTCTTGTAGATGCTTCTCAAAAAAATTGAGTTTTGAATATGGTTCTCCCTGATCATGAGCCAACTCAGTCCGCATTTGTAGCATTTTCCGAcctttcttttaatcaattcGTCAAACAATCTCAACAAAATATATACAGCAACAAATATAATCCACCAGAATTGAAATACTACCCAACATATTACTGATGTCATCAGTGCAACCATATTGCCCTGGTTTTCTGCAATTGCTTGAGGAAGCTGTTGTAGGCCATCTAAATCCATAGCATCTGACCGTGATTGGCTCAGATGAAGCCTCAAAATATTATTACTGTGGATTCTTCTTTAATGTCCATCCAATTATTTTTAGAGCAGCTGCAACCTACTAGATGCGGTAATGCCCAGAATAGTACATGGGTGCAGAAAGCAAAAGGTGCAGATAATTACTTTAGTCTCTTCATCTTTTCAAAGACCCTATTTATTATCTTTTTGCATATATAGTAGATAAATACTTGGTATTCCTTCCGTTCCTCTGCGGTAATTGTTCATATTCCCAATTGAATACTTCTTAGGCGATTGTTCAGATTCCTGATTGGCATATGATCTTTAGATATATAGTCTTACCTTTTCACAACTGTTGAAGGAATTAACTTTAGTGAATAAATGAGGTCACAATATAATGCCTTGCTAGCTTGTAATCAGGGTCTTAATTTTAACCATCCAGTCTTCTGTTGTAGACAACAACGAAATATTAAATGCGTACAGGCTCTTTTAACAATGTTCACTAAATTAATGTGCTCCTCTGATTGGTTTGTGTACCTTTTTCGTAACTTCCTGTACCAGATCTAGACGCTACTCTATTCCCTGATGATGGCCGTACAGTATTTTTAGAATAAACTTTCTTGTCGAATATGGACTGATAGTATTTGTTTAATGTAAAAATAAACTAACAGCGCCATAATTTAAATAGGAATTTCCTTCTTCTTGTTATACTTGGTATTTGaataaaacaccttttaattcaTAGAGTAATTGACAATGTTGGAATTTGAATTTGTAAAACGTAGATGTAAAACGTATAAATTTACAGCAGACAAAAGTTTTCCATGGTGTGATTTGTTAAAATGATGATTTGAGTCCATAAAGTGCTTCTATTAATTTCAGCTTAATTGTAATTTGGAGTCGATGTCTATTATTCAGGTCTTAAGCTTACTAGAGATACTGAACGGAAGAATTTGTATGCTGATTTTGATGTGCATACAGTTGAGGAAACTTTTCCCACTAAAACTTCTCGAGTTGCATCTTGGATGAAGTAATTCTATTATATGCCAATCAAGTATTCCTTTGGCTAAATATTTATGCGAGTTttttttaaatgctataatttgTCATTTTATGCTATAAAATTACTAATCTATGACGACACTATTAAATTTGGTGTTATGCTTTGACATGTAGTTTTCTGTTTTTCTGATGTTTTTGTGTGTGCTTGATTTCTTAGAACAGTAAAACAAGTTAAGGAATAGATATTTTAAGCTTGAAATGCAAGAGAATCTGATAGGATTCagttagagagagagagagagacgctGGTGGAATAATAACTTCTATTTTCTGAATAATAGTTCAAACATGAACGTAATTAAAATATTGATGATCTTTTTATACTAAACCTCTACTTACAGTAATAGATTACAACACCCTTGCTATACTACTCTAGCTTTTCTGTCCTTAACCCCTCCTTCAAAACTATtctttaaaacaggaatccaaggCCTTCTGTTGCGCACAGTATATTCTTGAACTTTTCTGTAAAGATTTGTATAATTGTACTTCATCAATTTGTTATCCATTTATGCTGCAACCACTTTCTCACTTTCTGCTCAGCCAAAAACTTAAGGGCCCAGTGGTCCGGCTTAATGAAAGAAGTGATTATCCATGAGATATGCTGTCCCAATTGCCTATGTATATGCATATGAAATGAACAGAAGTATATTGAACGTAATAAAAGGGTGCAAGGTCATCTTTCATTTTGCTATGCTTATAGTATTACTTGTATTGTCATATTGGTTGTAGTTGCACGGCCGCTTCAAACATCATCTGGGAAGATAAAGTAAAAATTCATTTGATGAAGTATTGGATCATGTATGCAGCACCTAATTATAGCTTGTGCTTGATTATAATGATTTTTTCTTTTTAACTACAGAGTGGTACAAGTACAAGCATGGTTTTTTGTGGGGAATGCTTCAACGTCGCAATGGAAGGAAATATAGTTGAAGACGTGAATATTGATGAAACGTGAATATGGTTGATGCGTGATTCCAAACCACCAAACCAGTCATCTTATAATTCTGCTAGAATTCTTAGAGATTGACCTAAAGGTTATTTCTCTAGTTAACATTATAGATTGTAATGTTTTCTTTTTCAAACTTAGATAATAATGTTTATTTGTTTCAGTTTAATTATTATATcgtaaaataattttttaacatGTGTGTCAGACAATCCCAAAACCCATCCTTCGCCAATTATATCAAAAAGGGTCGCCATATTACGAGTCTATCTAAAATTTTAAAGTGTGATACGAAATTACGCACTAACCAAATTTTTTCTaaatattaactaacatgcaatatCGATAAAAAGTAGATATTCTTATCTGTCACTCATTGCATTGAGCTTGACCtggttaatattcttatttatcTTCTGCAATTTGTTAGTGCAAGAAGCTTGACCTAGTTTTCAGAGGGAGAA
The sequence above is drawn from the Apium graveolens cultivar Ventura unplaced genomic scaffold, ASM990537v1 ctg4370, whole genome shotgun sequence genome and encodes:
- the LOC141701769 gene encoding uncharacterized protein LOC141701769, with amino-acid sequence MLAYGIGTDAVDDYVCIGTSTAIECLKKFVTNIILIFESEYLRKPNSNDVQRLIKMGKARGFPGMMGSIDYMHLQWKNCPKAWKGMFMRGHKGVPTILLNVVASSDLWI
- the LOC141701770 gene encoding uncharacterized protein LOC141701770, which gives rise to MGYVRETIPRPQGEKRKLFSKYQEGHRKNVEMTFGVLQSQFAIVHDPTQFWDKEDLAKIMRACIIHNMIVEDERDTYATPFGALPSYDDATYGLPPPNLGEESLASNEMYIGRTIQLCDRQKHRQLQFDLVEHITMFHNND